The following proteins come from a genomic window of Aquimarina sp. MAR_2010_214:
- a CDS encoding response regulator transcription factor: MINPKIFIADDHPLMLEGNKSFLMNKGYTVIGTAQDGNKAFNQIIQLQPDIAILDMDMPVLTGLEVAKAIKTKKLPVKTIILTLFKKVELIKEVGKTIDGYLLKEDALDEILNCLEIVINEGTYTSERLQDSIFYSDLPSSKIQFTPTEKKILTLISRNLTSVRIADQLFISSRTVEKHRSNIIKKIGLDSNRNSLILWLQQNPDILDT; the protein is encoded by the coding sequence ATGATAAATCCTAAAATTTTCATAGCTGATGATCATCCATTAATGTTAGAAGGCAATAAAAGTTTCTTGATGAATAAGGGGTATACAGTGATTGGAACTGCACAGGACGGTAATAAAGCCTTTAACCAGATTATACAATTACAACCTGATATTGCCATACTTGATATGGACATGCCTGTTCTTACAGGTTTGGAGGTTGCAAAAGCAATTAAAACAAAGAAATTACCAGTAAAAACTATTATTCTCACACTTTTCAAAAAAGTAGAACTTATCAAAGAAGTAGGTAAAACGATTGATGGATATTTATTAAAAGAAGATGCTTTAGATGAGATTCTCAATTGCCTTGAGATAGTAATTAATGAAGGAACCTACACAAGTGAAAGATTACAAGATAGCATATTCTATTCTGACCTTCCTTCTTCAAAAATTCAATTTACTCCTACAGAAAAGAAAATACTTACGCTTATTTCTCGTAATCTAACTTCGGTACGAATAGCGGATCAATTATTTATTTCTTCTCGTACTGTAGAGAAACACCGAAGCAATATCATAAAAAAAATAGGACTGGATTCAAATCGTAATTCGTTGATTTTATGGCTGCAGCAGAATCCAGATATACTCGATACGTAA
- a CDS encoding tetratricopeptide repeat protein produces MKDSLSICVLPILFCLCLVGCKNKEKPNNDLGIKQYEDYINTAKQYERSNIDSALHYAKKAHAISKKNNDPIEEIRSLNTIGWNLRFLGNLKESYNKHSEALELSRKIKDTKYIARTFNYLGAFFTEQSDYQTALEYYLQSYELRLKLNDTLGQATVAGNIGLNNYYLGQYDVAEKYMSISSEINTAYKDTLYMAGDYEMISMVYNSTNRVDKAYEANKKALDLYQRTGDRDGEIMAMGNLGSLYRKQKEFEKAKDYFVRSMKLCREMNIPSRLLLCHKRFMELYHDIGEYKLSLLHADSATTVNNKLNHKNYQQQIYKNQAESYQALQQHEKAIEMLKKSMVIQDSINSEKKTNRLAVAEVKLNVIEKEAAIVKLENDQLLAERLQNRLLLGHIGLGATAGFIVFRIRFISLMRKRRHAEEKEQLQRSFAQDIIRSIENERKRISRELHDGIGQSLLLIKNKVKLGSTSKDTTIIDNTIEEVRDMSLALHPYQFEQYGLVTSLRNLLDEFQENSKTVYIHDIDSESYDIDSTKEIFIYRMIQESLNNVEKHAQAEVCALRVTDNTQNILFQIKDNGVGFDLTTGSSKLESLGMKTLKERAALIQAKLVIESIVNKGTTIQIIIDK; encoded by the coding sequence ATGAAAGATAGTTTGTCAATATGTGTATTACCAATACTATTTTGTTTATGTCTGGTTGGTTGTAAAAATAAAGAAAAACCAAATAATGATCTTGGTATAAAACAATATGAAGATTATATAAATACGGCTAAACAATACGAGCGTAGTAATATAGATTCTGCATTACATTACGCTAAAAAAGCTCACGCAATAAGTAAGAAAAATAATGATCCGATAGAAGAAATCAGAAGTCTAAACACTATAGGTTGGAATCTTAGGTTTTTGGGAAACCTTAAAGAATCATATAATAAACATAGTGAAGCTTTAGAATTGTCTAGAAAGATTAAAGATACTAAGTATATAGCACGTACATTTAATTACCTGGGTGCTTTTTTTACTGAGCAAAGTGATTATCAAACAGCTTTAGAGTATTATTTACAATCATATGAACTGCGTTTAAAACTTAACGATACTCTCGGTCAGGCTACAGTGGCTGGTAATATTGGTTTAAATAATTATTATTTAGGTCAATACGATGTAGCAGAGAAATATATGTCAATTTCTTCAGAAATAAATACCGCTTATAAGGATACTTTATATATGGCTGGAGATTATGAAATGATAAGTATGGTATATAACAGTACTAATAGAGTAGATAAAGCATATGAAGCAAATAAAAAAGCTTTGGACCTTTATCAAAGAACGGGGGATAGAGATGGAGAAATTATGGCGATGGGAAATTTAGGTTCTCTGTATCGAAAACAAAAGGAATTTGAAAAAGCCAAAGATTATTTTGTGCGTTCTATGAAACTATGCCGAGAAATGAATATTCCATCTAGATTATTACTTTGCCATAAACGATTTATGGAATTGTATCACGATATAGGAGAATATAAACTTTCATTACTTCATGCTGATTCTGCAACAACAGTAAATAATAAATTAAATCATAAGAACTATCAACAACAAATATATAAGAATCAAGCAGAGTCTTATCAGGCTTTACAACAACATGAAAAAGCAATAGAGATGTTGAAAAAGAGTATGGTGATACAGGATTCTATAAATTCTGAAAAGAAAACCAATAGACTAGCGGTGGCAGAGGTAAAGCTTAATGTTATAGAGAAGGAAGCTGCAATTGTGAAGCTCGAAAATGATCAACTTCTAGCAGAAAGATTACAAAACCGATTATTATTAGGACATATAGGTTTGGGGGCTACAGCCGGATTTATTGTGTTTAGAATTCGATTTATTTCTCTTATGCGAAAACGTAGGCATGCAGAAGAAAAGGAACAATTACAGCGTAGTTTTGCTCAAGATATTATTAGATCAATTGAGAATGAACGAAAACGAATTTCGAGGGAATTACATGATGGTATTGGTCAAAGCTTATTGTTAATCAAGAATAAAGTAAAGCTAGGTAGTACATCAAAAGACACGACTATTATTGATAATACTATCGAAGAAGTACGAGATATGTCTTTAGCTTTACATCCTTATCAATTTGAGCAATATGGATTAGTAACTTCACTTAGGAATTTGTTAGATGAGTTTCAAGAGAATTCAAAAACAGTATACATACATGATATTGATTCTGAAAGTTATGATATAGATTCCACAAAAGAAATTTTCATTTACCGTATGATCCAAGAGTCATTAAATAATGTTGAAAAACATGCACAAGCAGAAGTCTGTGCTTTACGTGTTACTGACAATACTCAGAATATACTTTTTCAGATAAAAGATAACGGAGTAGGGTTTGATTTAACTACAGGAAGCAGTAAACTAGAGAGCTTGGGGATGAAAACACTTAAAGAACGAGCAGCCCTAATACAAGCAAAATTAGTAATAGAGAGTATTGTAAATAAAGGTACTACAATTCAGATAATTATAGATAAATGA
- a CDS encoding 3-oxoacyl-ACP synthase III family protein: MYTSKISGLGYYVPENVVTNDDLSKIMDTNDEWIQERTGIKQRRHIKKGDGNSTSVMGVKAAKIAIERADISKDDIELIIFATLSPDMYFPGGGVRVQDMMDMKTIPALDVRNQCSGFVYAISVADQFIKTGMYKNVLVIGSENHSGGLDMTTRGRGVSVIFGDGAGAAVLTRSEEEGRGILSTHLHSEGAHAKELSLEGPSTEHWVPEIITEDPQENIPYYPYMNGQFVFKNAVVRFSEVINEGLQANNLSAADINMLIPHQANLRISQFVQRQFKLSDDQVYNNIQKYGNTTAASIPIALTEAWEQGKIKEGDLVVLAAFGSGFTWGSAIIRW; the protein is encoded by the coding sequence ATGTATACTTCAAAAATATCTGGATTGGGATATTATGTTCCTGAAAATGTGGTGACAAATGATGACCTTTCTAAAATAATGGATACCAATGATGAGTGGATTCAAGAACGAACGGGTATAAAACAAAGGCGTCATATCAAAAAAGGTGATGGTAACAGTACTTCTGTAATGGGAGTTAAAGCCGCAAAAATTGCTATAGAAAGAGCAGATATTTCTAAAGATGATATAGAACTAATAATTTTTGCTACACTTAGCCCTGATATGTATTTTCCAGGAGGAGGAGTAAGAGTTCAGGATATGATGGATATGAAAACTATTCCAGCATTAGATGTTCGTAATCAATGTAGTGGATTTGTATATGCAATATCTGTTGCAGATCAATTTATAAAAACCGGGATGTATAAGAATGTTTTGGTTATTGGTAGCGAAAACCATAGTGGAGGTTTGGATATGACTACTCGTGGAAGAGGAGTTTCCGTTATTTTTGGTGACGGAGCAGGAGCTGCAGTATTGACAAGAAGTGAAGAAGAAGGTAGAGGAATTTTATCTACCCACTTACATAGTGAAGGTGCACATGCAAAAGAATTATCTTTAGAAGGGCCCAGTACAGAACATTGGGTGCCTGAGATTATTACAGAAGACCCACAAGAGAATATTCCTTATTATCCGTATATGAATGGTCAATTTGTGTTCAAAAATGCAGTAGTACGTTTTTCTGAAGTAATTAATGAAGGATTACAGGCCAATAATTTATCAGCCGCAGATATTAATATGTTAATACCACATCAGGCAAACCTGAGAATTTCTCAATTCGTACAGCGACAATTTAAATTATCTGATGATCAAGTATACAATAATATTCAAAAATATGGTAATACTACAGCTGCATCTATTCCTATAGCATTAACAGAAGCTTGGGAGCAAGGTAAAATCAAAGAAGGAGATTTAGTAGTCTTAGCAGCTTTTGGAAGCGGATTTACCTGGGGTAGTGCCATTATTAGGTGGTAA